A genomic region of Salvelinus alpinus chromosome 12, SLU_Salpinus.1, whole genome shotgun sequence contains the following coding sequences:
- the LOC139535773 gene encoding transmembrane protein 88B-like yields the protein MCGVDVDLDEGGWVGEGVKMLPPPLAHSEGSAWGSRQGRCGCVACGAGLLLWNVGVVLVCVLVLVAVFTLVLLPASLLLYVGFLCHSRVLDSHSPFCRYLDDNSCSALIILGFVMMSPLVVVAAAIFCGLLRRLRLLLLFQPITRSWYRGQGLDWGGDVRAWV from the exons ATGTGTGGGGTGGACGTGGACCTGGATGAGGGGGGCTGGGTGGGGGAGGGGGTGAAGATGCTGCCCCCTCCCCTGGCCCACAGTGAGGGCAGCGCGTGGGGCAGCCGCCAGGGCAGGTGTGGCTGTGTGGCGTGCGGGGCGGGGCTGCTGTTGTGGAATGTGGGCGTGGTCCTGGTGTGTGTCCTGGTCCTGGTGGCCGTGTTCACCCTAGTCCTGCTGCCTGCCTCACTGCTGCTCTACGTCGGCTTCCTCTGCCACTCACGG GTCCTAGACTCCCACTCTCCTTTCTGCCGTTACCTCGACGACAACAGCTGCTCCGCCCTTATTATCCTGGGCTTCGTGATGATGTCACCGCTGGTGGTGGTGGCGGCAGCCATCTTCTGTGGGCTGCTCCGGAGGCTGCGACTCCTCCTGCTGTTTCAGCCAATCACACGCTCCTGGTACCGTGGACAGGGCTTGGACTGGGGAGGCGACGTCCGTGCTTGGGTCTGA
- the LOC139535774 gene encoding neuroblastoma suppressor of tumorigenicity 1-like: MWQRIVICCVLLELCSAAPPAHINRLALFPDKSAWCEAKNITQIVGHTGCQPRSIQNRACLGQCFSYSVPNTFPQSTESLVHCDSCMPAQTQWEVVTLECPGIEDTPRVDKLVERILHCSCQSCSKEGAQEGAVMQLYLSESAQDPPSSPESHHGGSPPHSHTDTHSQHAHKHTEPHPHTHTSDGG; the protein is encoded by the exons ATGTGGCAAAGAATTGTGATTTGCTGTGTGCTGCTTGAGCTCTGTTCGGCGGCACCGCCCGCTCACATCAACCGTCTGGCGCTGTTCCCTGACAAGAGTGCTTGGTGCGAGGCCAAGAACATCACACAGATAGTCGGGCACACTGGCTGCCAGCCTCGCTCTATCCAAAACAG GGCGTGTCTGGGGCAGTGCTTCAGCTACAGCGTCCCAAACACCTTCCCCCAGTCCACCGAGTCCCTGGTGCACTGTGACTCCTGCATGCCTGCACAGACACAGTGGGAAGTG gtgaCTCTGGAATGCCCGGGCATTGAGGACACTCCTCGTGTGGATAAACTGGTGGAGAGGATCCTCCACTGCAGCTGCCAGTCCTGCAGTAAGGAGGGAGCCCAGGAGGGGGCAGTGATGCAGCTCTACCTATCAGAGAGCGCCCAGGACCCTCCTTCCTCACCAGAGAGCCACCACGGCGGCTCACCCCctcactctcacacagacacacactctcagcatgctcacaaacacacagagccacacccgcacacacacacatctgatggAGGGTAG